GGTTGGCTTTGACGCTTCGCCGCTCGACTCGCTTATATTACTTTCGTATTCATTGTCACTCGTCATTCCCGATATGCTGAACAGTGAGGAATCATCTTCTGGACTTCGTTGGTCTGATTTAGGGTCATGGGAAATAGGACTAGGATCTTGAGAAGTCTCTCGAGACCGTGACTTTCGTGAAGTTTTAAACTTTCGTTCCACAGAAGGCGTTCTTTGCGATCGGGTTCCGACGTACACGGGAATTTTGGTAGTACCCTGGGTTTGGAATGCAGGATGAGTATGAGATAAGGGCTTAGGAGGTTCAGATGCCATTGAGGATGGCTGGGAATGTGTCGAACTATATTTTTGTTCGATGTTACGTCCATTTTCGTAATCGATGCATGTGAAAAGGAAAAGATAATTTCATTATAATCTCTGTTACatataatgttaaaatatattttgttagtAAGTATGCCACTCTTAACGATGCTCTGACCTATGTTACCTTACCACTGACATGCTTTGAACAAGTTTCATATGAATTTTTACCCATCACCACAGAGCCAAGACAAACAAAGAAGTTTTCATTTTTTGAGACGGGTGTACCCACGCAACTTATGCAGATGCCACTACGCAATTCTCCACAATTTTACCTCTAGAAGCCAAGTGACGTAGTCCCAATCAAATTCTTTTATTATTACGATCGCAATTTGTTGACATTTCTGTTGAAACTTCGCCATTAAAatcagtataaaaataaaatttatcttttaGGCACACATTATCTTAGCAACAAACAAAAACAGATTGCGACCGTAGCGCCACTCTGTTACAAACAAGAAACGAGCAAACCCTCAATCATGTTTTGTACCTTACTAACGCCGGCACCGGTGAGAGTGTCGGAATACTCGATGTGCGGTACATCGCTCCACTAGGTAACCTGCCCATACCCAGTTAAATCTAAGTATTCATTAATTACACTATATCTTATACCAATAACTTTTAATAACAAACTCGATACAGACCATTGCGTTGCCATATAGACACTAATAGCTGGGGCATAAGCCTTCTCCTTGAATTTGTATACTAATATCGCTCGAACGAGGAATATTTGGAAACCACGCTGCATGTTTTGCATTGTGTCAGGACAACGTGCTGGGTGAATTAGtaccaaatttattttatattataaatacatgaAGAATAAAAACGGTTCCAAACTCGAATCATTTACCACAATTTCGCATTACTATGAATTGatctaattaatataaaatataattcgtggtataaaaatagtaaataagtACATGCCTGATATTATATCTTTAAATTAGCaacttaatttaaagaaaatcacTATAATAAGTTGGTGATGCTCGATTTTTTCTTCATGTATAGGGTTGTTAATTGTAGGCATTTCTGATATAAACGTACCTTCCACTTGCTGGCGTCAGGAATCCAGTGGGGGTTCGTGGGCGAGATCCGCCATTGGGAGTCGTAACTCCCAACTTGCTGGCATTTGCGGCCGCTCGAGCCGTAGATGTACGCGTACTTGTCACCTTACGCATGGGGATTCGTGATGGAGTTGAAACTTCATCTGAAAAAGTTGGTCAAAGTCAGACCTTTGCTTTGCACTGTGTTAAACTGTAATGCAATCAAaacagtaaaaatttcaaacctgTGCTATCTAGAGACAAATTCGATCCATGTCTAGATGGTGGCTTCGATCCTGTCCTCGATCCTGGTCTAGACCCTGGTCGTGAACCGCTGGGCGTTAAGGTCGatctaaaaaagtattttgtaattaagtaatatttatattgagaattaataataaaataagaagcATTAGTTATTACCTTGGTGCACTAGGCTTTCTATATCTTTGACCGAGCCCACTAGCAGCTTCGTTATCACTGAGCGAGTCAGGTGTTCCAGCGCTGAGAGACGATCGCGAAGCGCGACCAGCCGCTGCTCCCGCAGACATTGGAACTGAGCGAACTGTACGCTCTCGCACCTATATTTGAGACAATGGTTAATAATACCCAACACAAACGATTTCTTTAAGATATTAGAATCAACAAAAAATACTTAGCATTAAAATAGCTTATTTATAGCAATTGGAGAAATGATTTGAAAATAGATATAGATAGACAAAAGTGTGCCGTGCCTCCTATCTTTTTTTAGCAATTACATAAACTGTACATGCTAACTAAAATGGACTTGACAGTTCAATTTAcataatacaatatattatctAACACAGATTTAcagaaaacaaacaaaaactcaATGCCTGCTGCTTTTAGTAAAGTGCAATCAACTGCAAAACTCTCACATAGCCTATATATGCATTACCCAGTGGTATCCCGGAGAAGGCTGGTATCCATGGTGATGTGTATAATGATGAGCGCCGGGTGTCGTCGATCCTTGCGATCTTGAATGGCCGTAAATGAAAGCTTGCTTCGTGCCATGTGTTGAACCCACGTGGAGCGGGTACGAACACGGAAGCTCCTCTCGTTGCCTGAGAGCTTCGAATATGGGTCTCAGCTGCTCCATAAACTCCTCCGCTAATCGCATTAATACAAAACCGGAATCCTTTTATTACGGGGGAAAGGAAATTCCTACAGTATATCTGTTTTCATAGTGCCAATCTAAAAAGCCGAAACGCGTTATTTCAAGACCAAATTATGATTTGTCCACACTCTTAGCCGACGGACTCACGAATTGATATGGTATGGGAGACGGGATTTAGCAggaaaaggaaaaacaaaataCGTTACCATAAAATCCATACTCGCTGACGTGCCACCTCTCCAATGCAGTGGATCCAATGAAAAGTACAACTAGCAAACAACACCGAACACTACACGAGCTGTGCTGCGATGCCTAGCTTTGAGCACACTAATGCAATACAACGCTACGAGCTCACTGCATGCTGCAACCCCGACGATGCCTCTTGCAAATGGATGGCGATAATCCATGTACAAGATGCAACAGAAAAGCGAAAAAAGAAATCCCAAACCGAATTGCTCCCTCTACTCTACTGTGCGCTTTATGTGGTACATGTGCGAAATTATAGCTTATAAATTTCTAACCTGTAGGAAaggtattaattaaaataaaaaagtagcaaTTATTAGCTACTTACCTTGGTTATGGGTCCAGTGGATGGAGGTGTATTTGTGTTAGAGCGAGGCGTACGCGGTCGGAACGCAGCCATGCTCTGCGACACTCCATCGGCCAGAATGAATTGCTCTCGGAGTTCGATGTTGGTGCGACCCTTGGCTGCATGCGGGCGGCGTCCGATGTGCAGGATCACAATAAGGGTGGGATAGGAAAGGTTGAAAAAAAACCGTTTGGTAACAGGATAGGTggaaaaaaaacaccaaaagtGTAAAAATAAGGAACGTGCATTGGTAGTGAGGAAAagaaaaaacaacaaacaaaatcaGAACATGTCATACaaaaaacaaacgaacataacgcaattaacaaaataaaatcaaaaaaatgtaaaatgtaagtgTGCATTAGGATAGgaatcataaaatataattagttttattttcactGTCACTAAAATATATGCAATCTATATAAACCAAGAGcaagttattaatttaaaatcattttaataatatgtatttttatgatcacatataaatattttattaacatttattttttataatgtgcAGTGAAATAACTATAAGTGAAATGATCGTATGGTCTTGCACTTGACTTATATACATaaactactataataattaaaaataccgtatgcaaataaataattataaaacatgCTAATTTAAGAAAACATTTACAAGCAAAAAAACTTGAACCACTGCTCATTAACCCCATAAATCAACCACCGTAGGCATAAAAATTTACAGCTTTCTAAAATGATTCCTTatattttgcataatattaatggtttttttagcATAAGGTATTAAAAAGTagcaaaataactaaattaactaTTTCCTCGCAATAATAACTAAAATTGTTAAGCCACACCAAAGAATACAAATCTGCAGTGGaacaattttgaaataataaattacaaaacaagtaataaaatatgtataagtaaCATTTTGGCTTAATAGAATGATTCCATtgcagattattataattattatttattaccgaGCGGACAACAAGCTTCATGCTGCTCCGGTTTGCTCGGATCAGGCAGCGGTAGCACTAACGAAACTACATAAATAAGGTTTTATGGGATCGAAacgcaataaaaataatatataaaagaaaataaggATGAAGGAGTCGGATTGGGTAAAGCGAATACGAATTAGTAAATTAGTAGCAACATCAATCAATGTGGAGaaaaaaactttacttttaGTCCTAAATTGCTGATACGAGCTTAGagttggaaaataaataaaaagtgaacCTTAAGTAGTGATGGAATATTTTCATCcgtttataattatttgtaaACCAGATAACATTTGAATTgattactattaaatatttatagaacATGGATTTAGTATGCATATTAAGTTATTAAAGTATTTCCATAtacatttatttcttaaacattCATAAcgttataagttataacgttatttgtaaaagttttgtGCTGGCAACATCGCTAACTGCGCAATGCGCATGTCAATGTCATGTCATCCCGTCAAGCCGTCAATTTGACAATTTCATTTAGCGTCGGTCTCAACAACAATGGAGTTCGGTCGATTTTAGTGCCGATTTATTAATTACTACCTAAATATCGTCTTTTTCATTGCTAAACCGTAAAATGGCGGGGACAATAATCGAGAACTTAAGCGGAAGAAAGCTTACTGTGTTAGTGACATTTCTTTTATTGTGTCAAATAATATGTTTTCTGATCGGTGGATTGGTCGCACCCGTGCCTGCAAATGCACAAAACATCCTCGGAACTGTATGCAAAGATACGTCTGTTATGAAGAATGATACAACAAAGTGGTTCTACAATCGCGGTGCAGGTAAATGCGAGAAGGTCGACCTTGACGTTGTTCATCACGACGTTTCCGAACGCGATATCGTTTTTGCATTTCAAATGCCGGTGCCTCGAGAGTCGGAGACTTACGACTATTCCAGATGGCAACAGAACTTAATAGGCGTTTTGCAAGTGGACATTAGCTACCACTCTCAAATGGAGGTGACGCCGCGCAGTGCCATAACAATAGATGCGCGGTTGGCTTACCGAAACAAAGGCGATCCGGACGATGCTTGGAAATTATACACACAGTCGTTGGAAAGGAGGGTTTTAGACTGTGATATTGATATCAAATCTGAGAAATACTTGTATGACTGCTCGCCTGTACCATTGTTTGAACTCGGGTCATTGTACcatgattattatttgttaaatttACGGTTACCTGTTGACACACCCGACATGAATGCACATATTGGCCACATAAAAGATATGTGGGTTACGGTTATCAACCAAAATGGAGGTTTTACTAAAGTGTGGCTGTCTTTAAAAACAGTATTCTTCCCATGTATCATTGCAATACTCATTTGGTTCTGGCGTAGAATTCATATTTTAGAAAGAAAACCTGTTCTACTGGAAAAGATGCTGTTGAGCCTTGGGATAGCATTGTGCTTTCTAAATGCACCTATAGAATATCTGACATTACAATTTGACTTGCCATTTATGTTATTATTGGGAGACATTAGACAAGGAGTATTTTATGCAATGCTGTTTTCATTCTGGCTTGTGTTTGCTGGGGAGCACATGGTCATTCAGGATGTATCAGCCCAGAGCTCTCTCAAACAATATTGGCGTCACTTGAGTGCTGTAGCCATGGGTTGTATCTCACTGTTCATATTTGACATGTGCGAGAGAGGCGTTCAGTTGCGTAACCCATTCTACTCTATCTGGGTGACAGATTTAGGCACCAATTTAGCTTTGACATTCATAATACTGGCTGGTATCTCAACTGGAGTTTACTTTTTGTTCCTGTGCTACATGATCTGGCAAGTTTTCTTGAATATATCTCACAAGCGCCAGAGTTTACCAACCATGAGCTCAGTCCGCCGCTTGCACTATGAAGGGATCATTTACAGATTCATGTTTATGATGTTAGCCACATTGCTATGTGCAGCCTTAACTGTGATTGGCTTTATTTTGGGACAAGTGGCTGAAGGCCAGTGGAAATGGGATGAAAATATAGAACTTGAGTATACTTCTGCATTCTTCACTGGAGTATATGGAATGTGGAACATATATATCTTTTCCTTATTAGTACTATATGCACCAAGTCACAAGCGTTGGCCAGATAACGAAAATACTTCTGATACCCAGAATTTGAGCGAGGAACATGAATTTAGTCCATTGCCAACAGAAACAAGTGAAATTTCATCTCTTACTTCCTTCATTCGGAAGACTACTGTTGACTAATTACAGAATTGTTCATGACTTGTGCTTAGTTATAATCTGAAtctcaataaaattaattttttctctTTTCTACCAGAAAGTAGGCTTTCTGGTTTTTATATGTAGATTAAAGACCTTGTAGTCAAAGGCATAGCTTTAGTGTTAAGTTTAAAAACAGTATTATTCATACaatatttgtaatcaaataTTTGCCATTTGAATTCCATGTTAAGGAATCTTATCTTGTGCTTGTAGTGTAGGTATAACCTGAATTAGTATTTACTAACATTAGTTATTATATTCTAGGTATTTGATTAagtacaatattaaaaataattgttagtATTGTAGTTAAAGCTTTTGTCTAAAAGATAACATGGTATGCATGACATTTCCATTCAAGACAATATGAGTCAgcacaagtttttaaaatctcagATATACTTTTGAGTCATAAAATTCACAAAATAAGTTGATGAGACACACTTGAAATCTTTGTATGGTTCCTGcataatgttttttaaaattaatttatattacctATATCTTGCCATCTGAAATAACTTAATTTTTCTGTGATAATGTTTTCAATAGTTTTTCTACTTTTGGATtgtacttttataatttttacaatGTTGCCAGctttttgtattgttttttttgtactaaaaataattaattatatgacTTACATTTGTACTGTATTTagaataaaacttttaaaaatacttcaATGTTATTTGGTTATTTAACACCCAGGTATCTTATGAAACACACAAAACAAAATAGTTTAGGGCCCGTCAACACCTGTTATTGGACAATAATATAATTCCCTTGTTATGGGGTTAACACATTAAATTGTAAGTAACCGTAACGTTTCTGATT
The window above is part of the Maniola jurtina chromosome 5, ilManJurt1.1, whole genome shotgun sequence genome. Proteins encoded here:
- the LOC123865652 gene encoding protein wntless is translated as MAGTIIENLSGRKLTVLVTFLLLCQIICFLIGGLVAPVPANAQNILGTVCKDTSVMKNDTTKWFYNRGAGKCEKVDLDVVHHDVSERDIVFAFQMPVPRESETYDYSRWQQNLIGVLQVDISYHSQMEVTPRSAITIDARLAYRNKGDPDDAWKLYTQSLERRVLDCDIDIKSEKYLYDCSPVPLFELGSLYHDYYLLNLRLPVDTPDMNAHIGHIKDMWVTVINQNGGFTKVWLSLKTVFFPCIIAILIWFWRRIHILERKPVLLEKMLLSLGIALCFLNAPIEYLTLQFDLPFMLLLGDIRQGVFYAMLFSFWLVFAGEHMVIQDVSAQSSLKQYWRHLSAVAMGCISLFIFDMCERGVQLRNPFYSIWVTDLGTNLALTFIILAGISTGVYFLFLCYMIWQVFLNISHKRQSLPTMSSVRRLHYEGIIYRFMFMMLATLLCAALTVIGFILGQVAEGQWKWDENIELEYTSAFFTGVYGMWNIYIFSLLVLYAPSHKRWPDNENTSDTQNLSEEHEFSPLPTETSEISSLTSFIRKTTVD